A stretch of the Desulfopila inferna genome encodes the following:
- a CDS encoding MarR family transcriptional regulator, with translation MNENLCYKLNYLSRLLLSQLNDQLKPFGVTQGQLPVLCCLDEDDGQTQVELCRNVQVEQPTMANTLRRMERDGLIYRVNSEHDKRQSRMFITEPTRPTVEVLKKKRDEVVARMTQHMSEKELETFNRLLDVATQTLEQTEQDESKMER, from the coding sequence GTGAATGAAAACCTGTGCTACAAACTGAATTATCTTTCCCGGCTACTATTGTCACAATTAAACGACCAATTAAAACCATTCGGTGTCACCCAGGGGCAACTTCCCGTGCTTTGTTGTCTGGATGAAGATGATGGGCAGACCCAGGTGGAACTTTGTAGAAACGTTCAAGTGGAACAACCGACCATGGCGAACACACTACGGCGTATGGAGCGGGATGGTTTGATCTACCGGGTAAATAGTGAGCACGACAAACGTCAGTCGAGAATGTTTATCACCGAACCTACCCGACCAACAGTAGAAGTCTTAAAGAAGAAAAGAGATGAAGTTGTTGCAAGGATGACGCAGCACATGTCAGAGAAAGAACTCGAGACGTTCAACCGACTCTTGGATGTAGCCACCCAAACACTGGAACAAACAGAACAAGACGAATCTAAAATGGAGAGGTAA
- the lpdA gene encoding dihydrolipoyl dehydrogenase, which translates to MKTFDVVIIGGGPGGMAAGIMLSQAGKSVALIQEEQDSYGGICLNRGCMPTKSLLKAAAAYRHTKECEKYGLDVVAQPINLKRLQAVTENDLATLRGMTQMMVAGENITTFRGKGSFLSDHDVIISNTEGSTEQVRGELIIIATGSKPVELPFAPFNGKNILSSDQILQNIELPSRLLIIGGGAIGCEFATLYNTFGSEVILVEALDTLLPREDQEAGRMLQDAFAQQGIQVKTETMIEQLTIEEDKVTIHYKNSGKTDTVDKVLVGVGRKPNINSLNLGAAGVKTEHGAVKVNEIFQTSIPHIYCIGDAAGGLMLAHAAEKEGQLLAQNLTQGTTYPLNESAVPRVAFCHPEVAAVGVNLENGDIRSFTMHKVPNGRSVVDKVAPAFVKLFIKNDSSEIAGAVIIGEAATEMIHEIALAVENRLTLEKVGRTIHAHPTHSKSVVSAVLHAN; encoded by the coding sequence ATGAAAACTTTTGATGTAGTAATTATAGGTGGCGGTCCCGGTGGAATGGCAGCAGGGATTATGTTAAGCCAAGCTGGCAAATCTGTCGCGTTGATTCAGGAAGAACAGGACAGCTACGGTGGAATTTGCCTTAACCGCGGTTGTATGCCTACCAAATCGTTACTTAAGGCCGCGGCAGCCTATCGGCATACTAAAGAGTGTGAAAAATACGGACTGGATGTGGTCGCCCAACCTATCAATTTAAAACGTTTGCAGGCTGTTACTGAAAATGACCTTGCCACATTACGCGGAATGACCCAAATGATGGTAGCAGGTGAAAATATCACCACCTTCCGCGGTAAAGGCTCGTTTCTGTCAGATCATGACGTTATCATAAGTAATACAGAAGGCAGTACCGAACAGGTGCGGGGAGAATTGATCATTATCGCAACAGGGTCGAAACCTGTTGAGCTTCCTTTTGCTCCTTTTAACGGCAAAAATATCCTTTCCAGTGACCAAATTCTTCAAAACATCGAACTGCCATCAAGGTTATTGATTATCGGTGGTGGTGCCATTGGCTGTGAATTTGCCACGCTGTACAACACGTTCGGTAGCGAGGTTATCCTGGTTGAAGCCTTGGATACCCTTTTGCCGCGTGAAGATCAGGAAGCCGGAAGAATGCTACAGGATGCTTTTGCACAACAAGGCATCCAAGTCAAGACAGAAACAATGATTGAACAGTTGACCATTGAAGAGGATAAGGTCACGATTCACTATAAGAATAGCGGTAAGACTGACACCGTGGACAAAGTTCTTGTCGGAGTTGGCCGTAAACCGAACATTAACAGCTTGAATCTGGGAGCCGCCGGAGTAAAGACTGAACACGGTGCCGTCAAGGTGAATGAAATTTTTCAAACCAGCATTCCACATATATACTGTATAGGCGATGCTGCCGGTGGTTTAATGCTGGCTCACGCCGCAGAAAAAGAAGGGCAGCTGCTTGCGCAAAATCTGACTCAAGGAACAACCTACCCTTTAAATGAAAGTGCAGTACCAAGGGTTGCATTCTGTCACCCTGAGGTGGCGGCAGTTGGGGTAAACCTTGAAAATGGCGATATCAGATCTTTCACGATGCACAAGGTACCCAATGGCCGTTCTGTAGTGGACAAAGTAGCACCGGCTTTTGTGAAGCTTTTTATAAAAAACGATAGTTCCGAGATCGCTGGAGCGGTGATCATCGGTGAAGCGGCTACAGAGATGATCCATGAAATAGCATTGGCCGTCGAAAACCGTTTGACTCTGGAGAAAGTTGGAAGGACAATTCACGCCCATCCTACACACTCGAAAAGTGTTGTTTCGGCAGTTTTACATGCCAATTAA
- a CDS encoding DUF1638 domain-containing protein, whose product MTHLSFKNTAIVACGTMSPELSHLKEQGYLDTDYLFYTTPGLHQDPHELEKQLIKFIVKAKKKVRDVIVVYGSKYCYVNPDNPTRLMETIIREQGLDVSRVAATHCMGMLASNDELEHIKQELVGGEPVWFMTPGWVKYKSQVFKGWDKGTATENFPRHTGGAIVLDAIGYLDKYMAEQPEEFLEYCDWMGIPMQAYSITLDRFKGLLADQLKKLADQ is encoded by the coding sequence ATGACACACTTATCATTTAAAAACACTGCCATTGTTGCCTGCGGTACCATGAGTCCAGAACTCAGTCATCTCAAAGAGCAGGGATACCTCGACACGGATTACCTGTTTTATACAACTCCAGGACTTCACCAGGATCCGCATGAACTGGAAAAACAGTTGATCAAGTTTATTGTAAAGGCGAAAAAGAAAGTCCGAGATGTTATTGTTGTTTATGGCAGTAAGTATTGTTATGTCAACCCGGATAACCCCACACGTTTGATGGAAACCATCATCCGTGAGCAAGGCCTTGATGTCTCTCGCGTTGCGGCTACCCACTGCATGGGGATGCTGGCTAGCAACGATGAACTTGAGCATATCAAACAGGAACTTGTCGGAGGAGAACCGGTTTGGTTCATGACACCTGGATGGGTCAAATACAAGAGCCAGGTTTTTAAGGGTTGGGACAAAGGTACGGCTACTGAAAATTTTCCACGCCATACAGGTGGTGCAATTGTGCTTGACGCCATAGGATACCTCGATAAATACATGGCTGAGCAGCCGGAAGAATTTCTTGAATACTGCGACTGGATGGGTATCCCTATGCAGGCATATTCAATTACCCTGGACCGGTTTAAAGGGCTTTTGGCGGATCAATTGAAGAAACTGGCTGATCAATGA